A single window of Loxodonta africana isolate mLoxAfr1 chromosome 10, mLoxAfr1.hap2, whole genome shotgun sequence DNA harbors:
- the LOC100673842 gene encoding olfactory receptor 11G2-like — protein MKILTTPNDSNTITGFMLLGFPCSREGQILLLVLFSVVYLLTLIGNGFIICGVHWDQRLHTPMYILLSNFSFLEIWYVTSTVPNMLANFLSETKAMSFSGCFLQFYFFFSLGSTECFFLAVMAFDRYLAICQPLHYPTIMTGRLCTNLVVNCWVFGFLWFLIPIIIISQMSFCGSRIIDHFLCDPGPLLALICKRSPVMELVFSTLNFLPLVILFSFIVGSYALILSTVLKVPSAAGQRKAFSTCGSHLAVVSLFYGSVLVMYGTPTSEHEAGMQKIVTLFYSVVTPLLNPVIYSLRNKDMKRALQKFLKI, from the coding sequence ATGAAAATCCTCACCACCCCCAACGATTCCAATACCATCACTGGCTTCATGCTCTTGGGCTTCCCTTGCTCCAGGGAGGGTCAGATCCTCCTGTTAGTGCTCTTCTCTGTTGTCTACCTCCTGACTCTTATCGGGAACGGTTTTATCATCTGTGGTGTGCACTGGGATCAGagactccacactcccatgtacatCCTTCTCAGCAACTTCTCCTTCCTGGAGATCTGGTATGTCACCTCCACTGTCCCCAACATGTTGGCCAACTTCCTCTCTGAGACCAAAGCTATGTCCTTCTCTGGGTGCTTTctgcagttttatttctttttctccctgggaTCTACAGAATGCTTTTTCTTGGCGGTTATGGCGTTTGATCGTTATCTTGCAATCTGCCAGCCTCTACACTATCCAACCATTATGACTGGACGTCTCTGCACCAATCTTGTGGTCAATTGCTGGGTATTTGGTTTCCTCTGGTTCTTGATTCCTATTATCATCATCTCCCAGATGTCCTTCTGTGGATCCAGGATAATTGACCACTTCCTATGTGACCCAGGTCCTCTTCTAGCACTCATTTGCAAAAGATCTCCTGTGATGGAGCTTGTCTTCTCCACCTTAAATTTTCTGCCCCTTGTtattctcttttccttcatcGTGGGGTCCTACGCTCTGATCCTAAGCACTGTACTAAAGGTCCCCTCAGCAGCTGGACAAAgaaaagccttctccacctgtgggtCTCATCTGGCTGTGGTTTCACTTTTCTATGGCTCCGTACTGGTCATGTATGGGACTCCAACATCTGAGCATGAAGCTGGAATGCAGAAAATTGTGAccctgttttattctgttgtgacccctcTCCTTAACCCTGTGATATACAGTCTTAGgaacaaagatatgaaaagagCCCTGCAGAAATTTCTGAAAATATAA